GCTTCAGGGCTGCGCCAGTTTGTTTCCGTTCCTGGGCTGCAGGAGGACGGTCTGGTTTTCACTTTTCACATGCAAGTTTTTCTCGGATCATATCTAGAGTCCTTGATGGGCGGCCGTAGCAAGAACTTTTGCGTCCAGATAAAAACTCTGGTCAACAAATAAAAtgatatatttttcatgtaaATGTCTGTCCTAGCTTTTGGGTTGGCCTGCGCATACAttttgaatttttttaaaaaagggtttaaaaaaaataaaattcgaaaaagggtgcCGAATgggaaaaattagaaaaatgggtacctcccgccggTTGATCGGGcaggaggcgtggggccggggaacccccgcccatccagcgggcgggaggttccaaaacTTATACCCgagagcctcttcgcgaataagaaatttttcttattcgcgaagaggtccctaacgcggccgcgggggcgtcccgcccatccaacgggcgggtgGTTGTGCCGAGGGGCATCctgcccgttgggcgggcgggaggtcccccctccccccgggctatataagcccccacctGCCTCTAAATTTTCATTTAATTCAGCAAAAaccaggaaaaaaagaaagggaggagaggaagagagaagaggaagcggcgaagccctattcacacgtcgatttggaggtatattctcattctactcgtataattacttgaaaataactataatctagaaaatatttcttagggtagttatgttttaaatagtttttagtattttttaattgtttttagtataatttatattctgaatagtttagaatctgaaAAATATAATTTGAAAATCGCTAAAACTTAGGGTCGTtatgtattaatatgtagtatagctagtttattaatgattgacagatatgtcttccgagaaggatattttcagtatatattacggagaaggaaatatgatttatgggccgaatatggtagatttaagtgaatccAACTGTGCGGTTAGAGAAATTATCAGACCGCatgagaggacatttgaatccctatgcaactggttaatgcggggattaaggattaatcaggagacacacactataaattttaaatagtttgtaaaatataaattccAACAAAAGCAACAAAAAATAAGCAGgtgggaacctcccgcccgctgggcgAGCGGGCGGATGCGTCAGGGGCCTCTTAATAGTcttggaacctcccgcccgctggatgggcgggaatccccggccccacgcctcccgcctgATCAACAAGTGGGAGGTACCTATTTTTCGAATTTTTCCCaatcggcacccctttttcgaattttatttttttaagcCCTTTTCTAAAAAAAACTCCATACATTTTAGGCCTAAAAGAGTTAGGCTTTTAACAGGCCCAGCCCAAACCCAGAAAATGCTCAAACTGTAAAAGGTGGATATTGGTGGATCAATGATATTCAGGGCAAATGGTTTCTGTTCCTTTTTGTCAAACTGTAAAAGGCAAGATATGCTAGAAGAAGTGCAAATTGAGAAAAATAAAAAGAAGAGCCTACGTGTAGCGTGACTGCAGGCCAGCATACCACCGGCCTAGAAGCAATATGGCAGCCCAGCCATTACGATTCTGGCTGGCCCAAGATCAGGCAACACAGGTCCACTGAAACGCGAGATGACAGCAGATTTCTGGAATTTTATTTATCTCAATCTTGCTACGGTACATCTCCTGTTTTCAGCTCCCTTCCGTGGAGACCCTCGTGCCAGCATCATCTCACCTCATGAGCAGGTTTTGCCCTACCTGTGTATCCTGTCATTCGGCCCCAGATTGTCGATCGGCGGCCGCTGTTTGTTGTGATCAGTGACAGACTGGTAAGCCATTGCCAACGCCAAAGCCTGTGAGGAAATGGGAGTCAATACATCAGGAAGGCATAGTTGCCGCACTGCCCGCACAGACAAGTTTCTTGGTCTGAAGGTATTAATGCCTGTTACTTTTAAGACATCTGATATGTTATGAGAGGAAGAAACTTACAATGTGGTCATGGTCAGGGGGAGCATATATGCCTGTAGTCACAGTGGTCCTTCTCTTTGTGCCACCTTTCGGTGGGTCCTCGATGCTCTTCAAGCCCGTTGGCACCACGACTACCGGCATACCAACAAGGTTTCCAAGACAGACACGCTCCCAGTCAGTCATGTTGCCGATGAAGGCGTCAACAGTGAAGCTATCTCTGACTTCCTTGATCAGCTTGCCCCGTGCTCTTTGTGCCTGTTCGTAGGATGTCAGGATAGAAATAATAATTCTCAGATCCCGTGGCCATGAATAAGCAAGCACCGACAAATGTGCAGTTAAATTTTATCTGTAAAGCACCTGTATATAATCAACTGCTGGGACCAAGCGTGCACGGCGAAGCTCCACTGGCCATTGGTCCTGTGCCTCATAGTCATCATCATGTCCTTCCCGCTGCCAGTTGTCGAAATGTGCAAGCATATCGACGTCCATCGTTATGTTCAGGATGGACTGAACTGATTCCACAGTGTAGTTCAACTTGAAAGGGACCATTTTGACACCTTTAGAGGAAAGAACATCAACAACCTGGTATGCTCGCAACAACAAAATCATGTTTGAGGAGCGGATCAGAATGACCAACACATAAAACCACAGATCGATGAACAGACAAACACTCTGTAGTACCTCCATTTCAGCATCATCAAGATAGCCAACTGTCAGTTTTGTGATGTCGACATGAAATGGATCGCCCAAAGCAACCTCACGAGATGACGGATCACCGGCATCCTTCCCACGAATTGTGTCTAGTACAATAGCACAATCTACTGCACTTCTGCAGAAAGGACCAAGCTTATCCTGGAATAGTACACTCAGATACTCATCACTACAAAGATTGGCACAAAACTTAAGAAGTTAACATTGAGTGTTGTATGTATACCAAACTCTCAGAGATGCTCATGACATCGGTCCGTGCAACTGTTCCAAATGTTGGGCGCAATGCAGTTACTCCACATCTAGCAGCAGGGTATGTTATGGATCCTGCGGTTTCTGAACCAATTGCAAACGGAACCATTCCTAGCGCAGGGCAAAAATATATATCGTCATATAGCAGCATATATTTTATAAATTCCTAGTTCACATATACAGATCATATAGACTAACCTGCAGAGGTGCTAGCCGCTGGACCTGCTGATGAACCAGTAGAAAATTCCTCAATGTTCCAGGGGTTGCGTGTCCTTCCGCCAAACCATATATCGTCATAGGCAAGTGAGCCTGTAACAAGCTTAGCTACAAGGACTGCTCCAGCTGACTTCAATCTGAAGGGCAATGGCACACATGAAAGGTAGGCAATCAGCACAGATCTCACATGATAGCTTAAAGAATGATGCATAACCTGGAAAATGAACAAACCTTTTGTACACGAATGCTTCGGTATCAAGGACTTGATTCTTAAAGGTCCTTGATCCCCAAGTGGTCTTGTAGTGTGGTACTGCAATTATATCTTTCAGGCCGTACGGAATACCATGCAAAGGACCTGGTATCAATCAGTTTTGACTTCTTAGCATAATATTGAGTAGGAAGTAAAAACTTGACAGTTGGAATATCACAATATTCGTAAATAAGGCATAATTAGACCAATGGAGAAAAAAGAGCATAATTAGCCCCATTGAGGAGAAAAGGCACTTGTTCACATTTTACTCCACAGATTCTTATGCGTTCAGGCTAATAGTCACATCACATGAGATGAGCATAAACTTGAAACTATGTATTCCGCAATAAGATGTACTGAGAATATGAGATGACACCCAAGTGACCATTAGCTGTAATGAGAAGCTACATTTACCAGATAATATTCCCAATGAAGCAAAGGGAAAATGCAGACCAAAGATAGAGCCAATAGTGGAGAATTGCAGGCTGATTAATTATATACCTAGATATTTTCCTTGTGCCAACAAGTCATCTGCCTCTTTTGCTTGTTTGTATGCTAAATCTTCAGTATAAGTAACAACAGCTTCAAGAACAGGATTGTACCTAATAAACGTATAAAACTGTTACATTATTAAGATAATATAATCGTGAGCCATATGTTGTGTTCACGCAAGTCCTATGAAGAATGCATGGAAAACAGGAACGCGGATTAACCTCTTTAATCTCCTCAAAAATACATCCGTAAGTTCACGCGATGTTATTTGCTTTGTCCTAATAAGCTCTCCGAGCTCAATTACCTGATGTTAACATTACTTATCTTACTCGAGAACAAATAAATTTGTATAACCGATGTGTGACAAGATGGTTCAGAAAACTGACCGACATAAAAGCAATATCTTCATCATTACTTGGACGATGTACTGCAGATGCACGAGGGTAGTCGAAAGTTCTGGCCTCACTTTTCATGCTGTCACCACTCCATGATGATTTGAAGAGTAGAACAGAAGGGTTATGCAATCCACCATTCTCCGAGGCGACCAATTTCCGGTTTTCTCTGAATGCAGGCACATTAAATTCTTTTGCACCATCTTCCATCTCATGCAGCTACAAGGAGCAGAGCAGCATAGATCAAACAACAACATTAACATATTGACGTTGTGTGAAGGCTATAAAAAAGAGAGCAGTTCAACTTTACTTTTGAGTCGCTGAAGAAATCTGCATCGAAGTACTTCATGGAATCCTTTAAAGCAATCACATCGCTAACTGGTTCTTTCTTCAAAACTTCTGTTGCAGAAATAACTCCCTTTGTGTCCTGAAGATGAACAGGTAAGATGGTCCAACAGTCCAGAACAGGGTACACTAACAGTAGTAGATTTATAAGTATTTAGCAGTAGAAAAAGTCGTGCCTTCCAAATCTTGTGGTATTTGGAAACAAGAGTATACGAATGACACCTCCCACTGTTTGGCAGGGGCAACCATGTACATTTGGATGGCCACGCCTGTGTTCCACAATGAATGAACAATAAACTCTTAGTTATGGCCTTTTGCGTATGAACATACAAGTTCTAGCTATGTGCCCCTTGAACCCTGTAGCTAGAATTAGAAAGTGCAGAGGGGCACTTGTTATCATTGGATTTGGCGCATGACTTTTGGAAAACTGATTATTAAAAATGTAGTTACCTTTGACTGAAGTGGTAGCAACACTTAACTAGTAGTACAACTACCAAACGCATAATCACTTACATAAGACTAAAATGCATAGCATGATTGTTTTCTACCAATGGATACAGCACAATTCGCTGGAAAAACTTAATCAACATAAGTGTCAGGAAATGGGTATTTGCCACATTTCGTTCCAATCTGTATCATTGTGCTACCTGGCCACCCCCTGCACACCTGCAGTCACCTACTGGCAATGAAAGAGTGGgtaaagaaagaaggaaagagAGGCCCCGCTGATAAGAACATTTAGCACACCAATTAAACTAAGCTACCAGGTCCAACTTTTTTTGACACCTACCAGCTGGTCAACCTAATTATGTTTGTAGTAGGCATTGTCGTTGTCCATGGCCCTGCTAACTTTGACCACCGAGTTTGTCAGTTCCTCCACATCCTAATGCTACGCAGACGCGAGGTGCCAAAATGCTTATAGCCGGCGCACCTCCATGGCAATTTCAACCATGCCGCCTGCAGCCTCCGCCGAGCAAGCTACCGTGAACGGCGCAATAGAAATATACACTAACTGATTGCAAGGAACCATTAGTGCCGAAATTGCTGCGGGAGCAAGGTCTCGGATGAACGCTTAGCTAGCTGAAGCATCGTCGTCGATTGAGCAGGCACGGCTTCGGTCCATGTCAACATCAGGCCACCAACACCGTTGAACGCCAGAAAAAAAGATTTTTTCCCTTTTTTGAGGGCGACAAGAAAAAGATCGCACGATGAAGCAGAGCCTAAGGTCGAGGACTGATGATGGCGTACCATGGCGGGCCAGGCGACGGCGGCCCTGGTCCAGATGATTCCGCCTTCTCCGCCCGTGTCCCCTGCTGCCGCTGGAGGtgccccggcggcggcgagggctgGCGTCAGGAAGGCGAAGCAAAGGAGGGGGGCGGCAAGGAGGTGgaagtggaggcggcggcggcggtggtgggagGGGAGACGTGGCGGCGGCCCGGGAGGACGTGGCGGCCGCATGCCCGACACCTGttgcccgcccgcgcgcgcgcgcggggtggaGGTGGAGCCGACAGCCGAGGAGAGAGAAGGgacggggaggcggtggcccGGTCGGGATGGGGCTCGCAGTTGCAGCTTGCTGGCTTGCTGCCTTCTTGGCTGTGGGGAAGAGGAATTTTGGCTGGCTGGCCCGCCTGCTCGCCGCGGAAGGAGAGGACGAACGGTGACAAACTGCGTGGTGATTGGCTGGAGGCGCACTCCTGTGAACAAAATGAGGATTGCACTTTATAATTGATGTGAATTAACCCCTCAACTAACTAAATTGATACGCTAATCATTCCCGTCTCATCTTAACAACGGTACTAGTCATGGAATCATCTGACTAATCGTTGTTTAGCCACGTCATATGCTAACAGATCCACGTGATCATATGGTGGTTCACTAGCAAAACTTTACTTTTTAATTTCGCTGTGAGTACTCGATGAATGATTCACTCACCTCACCGTGATGAGTACAGACAAGTACATCTTGTTGATTGCTGTAAACTTCATGAACCAAATGGAGCACAAGATAATCTAGGTGGTTTATCATTTGATCAATTCCGAATTCGCACTAGACATGTGAGATGGATTAGTCGGCAAATGACGTGACTAAGCATTGGTTTGCTAGATGATTACATGGCCTGAAACGTTGCTAGATGACAACAATATGGGGATGACTTGTGCATCAGTTTAGTAGGTTGAGGGATTTTTTCGCACTAATTAGATCATAAGGTTGAAGCCCACGCTTTGTCAAGGGTTGAAAAATACGGTTTTtttagaaaagaaaaacaaaagggTGCTGTTCCTTCTTGTTTTTTGGTAGATGTGAATGGCCTGGACAGCCCACCACTACGACGGCATGGGCTAAAAAGACCATTGGTGGTGACAGGGCCCATGAAGCAGGTACAAGCCTGGCGGCCCAGATCAAGCCCATGAGCCCGTGacccctctctctctcaaaaaaaaaagaaaaaaatcaaCGCCGTGGCTCTCGCCGTCGCTGCCACCACAACCGGCAGCCGGCTAATCCGGTGGCCGCGGTCCGCGACGGCGGGTTCGCGAGGGCGGAGGATGACGGGACCAGCGACCGCAAGAAGACGCGCGAAGAGCAGCGTGCCGGAGGTGCAGGAAGAACAGCGACGCCGGCTACTTAGAACCGTTTGCTGGTTTGCAGCTTTGATTCCTCTTGGCAGAGAACAACAGCTTTCTACTACTAGTTCGTAGTGGGGATGCACTGTTCTCTTGGACGATTTGCGTCCTAGGATCAAGGTGGCCCTGATTGACTGGAGTTGGGGATTTTCATCTTTGGTgactctctttttttttttttggggggggggggggggggtaaaaAAGGATAACCTGCTTTGCTGTACGTATGTATATCAATGGTCAgcttgttgaattttgatttcAGTAAAACCAGGGTAACTGCTGGGGGATGCAGTGCACTGGTAAAACTGAGTGAGTTTGAATAATCGTTATGGCACCTTTTCTCATGTTTCTGTTTATGAATTTCGCTCAGTTTGATCGGAGTGCTGCTGTTCTGTACATTGGTCTAGGAATGGGAATGGTGGAGGAGGTCACTGAACATACGCTTCCGTAGGGCTGGCGCTGCAAGGAGTTGAGCGTCTTGACATCAGCATTCATGAGAGAATTCGATGCAAGGCTGTAAGAGCTTGGTGAAGTATGTATCAGTGATGCTGCTGCAAGTGCTGTTGTATAAGGTGAGCCGTCATGGCACATTCAGAATTAAAGTGCAGTGCTATATGGTACCGTTAGTTAATGGAAATTGGATGATTGGTCTTGTGTTCACTGTCTCTGTTAAAAAGTTGCTAACCTTTTAAAATTCTTCACGATACGGTGCCCCACTATATGGTACCTTTGTCTGTTTTGTAAGAGAAGGAGCATCCTCATGGACAACCTTTCCAAGAAAAACTCTCTACTAATATGATATATAGGATAATCATGAATAATATATTGGGGATTTCTATTTATTTACCCCTATATTCACAAAATAAGTGGGAAGAACTAGTTACAGACACAAAGCTGAATATGTAACTAGAGGAAGTCAGAAAGTAAACTCGTTCTTTTTATTTCTGAACAAAAGTATGGCACGATTGGTTCCAAACTGGACTGAACTTTCATTTCATAGGGACAATAGAGTATAGACACGATTGTATAATTGACAACACTTCATTGCAGCATGTTTCTACAGTTACGCTCATCATCCATTGCCATCAATCAGAATATCAGATTCCAGTACTTGTACTTCTGTACTTGGTACATGCATGGAGCCAAGGCAGACTACTCATATTGCTACTTTTTTCAGGTGGCTGAAAACTAGAAAGTGTTTTGCAACCTTTTAagcaacagaaaaaaaaaatcagagaAACTTCAGCCATCCGGTCTTACCATGAGATCCATGTGAAGATTCGTGGTGATCATTAGCCATGACTCTGCAGATTGTATTTGAAAACATAATGGTTTGGAAACGCCGCATTAGCTTCTCTGACACTATACGGGATGCTGATGCCATTGAGTTCAAACCGATGCAGTCTTTCAAGGTATCCAATTCCAGAAATGGACTGTACTTGGGTGAACGACCAAACAACATTCTCAAGCTTAGgtgttgcttttcggctgaagCTTATGTTGGTAATGTGGGTTATTTCAATGACCAGAAACGTAAGGTTCCTGAATTCGCTTTCCCCAAAGGCAAGCCTACTTGCGACAAAAGAGTTGTGCCGGAGCCTAAGGCAGCGCAAACCCTTAAGATGGCCCAGGGTCCTTAGCGCATTTTCTGTCAGGAAGGTTTCACTCAGGGTTATCTTGGCAAGCTGATGCAGTTCGTCGACCCAGTAAGGCAGTTCATTTCTCAGGCCGCAGATGCTCAGGCTCTCAAGGAACTTTGGATGGTGTTTGAACAAGGGATTCACCATGTGCATCTCGGAAGTCACTTTACATGATTCCTTGATTTTGATCGACAGAGAGCGGAGGCAGCTATGCAACTCGTCAATCGCTCGAAGGAAATGCTTGAGGTCGACTTCCTTGCCACTGAGAACCAGACCTAGCTTCCTGAGCTGCAGAAGCTGGCTAATCTCGTCCAGCTGATCATTGTGGGAAACTTGGACGTGAGACAGGACCTGCAGATTTCCCATGATCCCAATGCCGTGAGGCATGTAAACAGTGGAAAAAGATCCATTTGACCTGATGATGTCTTCTCTCGGACTGTAGTCAATACTGCCTGCAAGCAAGTGTTTGAGCATCTGAAGCATCAGAGGTTTTGTGCCGAAATCCCGTATCTTGGTTTCCCGGATGTCCAACGTCTCCAGATACCGGAGTTTGTTTATGTCCTTGGGCAATCGGGTGACGTTAGTCCTCCTTAGGCAGAGATACTTGAGCTGATATATTTGGTTGCAGATGATCTCCAAATGGTGCTTCTTCAAGCCATCACAGGCTTCCAGGTCCAGCACTTTGAGCAGCTCCAATCGAGAGAATGATGGCAGCCACTCCAGCAACACAATAATGCTGTCACAGCAGCCAGATACTTTCCTAACAGGGTAACAGCAGCAGATTTTCCTTAAACCTTTGCAATTGGAGGCGTGTCGTTTCGCTGCGACCTGTTGCAGATCAACCCCGTTGCAGATGGAGAGGTGTTGAGACAAGGAGGATGGCAGGTTTGTGTCGACAAAGTTGTCGTACCGGGCAATCCAGGTAATGAAGTCATGAACTGAAGGATCCAACCTGCAGCTCTTGACCCTGCCTGCAGCTCCAATGTTTCTGGGAACCACAAATCCACGGTCGAGAAGCGCGTCGAAGCAACGGTCAGCTGCTTCAAGTGCAGTGAGGCCATCTGTTTTACCAACCAGTCCTTCGACGGCCCATCGCCTGATTAAGCTATTCCTCCTGATGCTGCATCCCTGAGGGAAGATTGCCAGGTACAGCAGGCAGCTCTTGTAATGGCTGGGCAAGTCGTCGTAGCTGAACATGAACATCTGCTTCGCGTTCTTCAGTGGTTCCTCATCGGTCAGCCTGGTTGACAGTCCCTGAAGCTCTTGCATTGTTCTGCTTGGGTTGACATAGAGCAGGTGGAGCAGCATCTTCGTGTAGAAAGGGTCCGTGGAGAACCTTGAGAGGATCTTCCTCAGAACAACCGCCATGCCGTAAGCGACGTCGGGAACCATGGTGAGAGCTCTGTCCATGAAGGCGTCAACGACGGAAGGCCGGGTCTTGAGGTGCAGGATGCTGTAGGTGTCGCAGTTGAGGACCAAGGTCTCGTTCCGCGTGGTCACCAGCACGGCGCTGCCGGCGTCGTACGGGCACCACCGCAGGGTCTCCTCCATGGCCGCCAGCGTCGGTTGCTCCTCCAGACCGTCGAGGACGAGCAGGAACCTCCTGCCTTTgaggtgcgccttgagctcgcTCACGGGCGCGTCGTCCTCCCACCTCTGCACGCCGACGCCGTCGCGGGTCTCGAGGCTGCCGAGCAGCCGCGCCGCGACGTCGGCCCACGAGAGGCCGCCGTGCGGGTCGCCGACGTTGCACCAGGCGCGGCAGTCGAACCGGGCCGCCACGGCGGGGTGCCGGTACACCCGCCACGCGAGGGCGCTCTTGCCCATGCCGTTCGGCCCGGCGACGGGGATGATCCTGAGCCGGCCGTTGTCGTACGCGTCCTCCGTGAGCCACTTGGTCAGCTTCCTGACGTCCTCGCCGGACACGACGGGCCCTTCGTGGCCCTCCAGGGCCAGCCTCCGGGCGTCGTCGCCAGGCCCGGCGGTGGCATGCGGGAGCGGGACCGGTGGCACGTGGCAGCGGGCGCGGTCTGCTTGGTCGCCGCCACCGGCGAGCGGGAGGGGCAAGGTGATGCCGTACCGCTTGCGCCGCTCGCCGACCTCGCGGGCGCGCACCTTGAGCTCCTGTATCTCCCTGGCGATCCGGCGGCGAGCCCGGAGCGTCCACAGCAGGCGGTGCGCGCGGCGGAGGTAGCCGAGCGGGCCCCtccggcggctgcgggcggtgGCTCCGAGGTGGCGGACGTAGCGGTTGACGCAGCCCTGCGAGTCGTTGGCGAGGTCCCGGACCTGCCTCATCCACGCGCGGACGTGGTGGTGGCCGTGGCCGGCGCcggagtcgccggcggcgaggtggaggaggaggccgttCATGCTGTCCATCTCGTCCCTGATGAAGCGCACGTCGCCGCGGACGCCGCGCAGCAGCTGCGCCTCGTCGGTGAGCGCCGTGGCGAGGCGGCCCAGGAGCGAGTCCACCGCGCCCTTCGCCGAGCTGAACACGAAGCCGTCCATGGCGGCGCGGATGCTCCCCAGCGTCCCAGCGACCCACGGTGATGAGCTAGCCTATCATCAAGCGCTCGGGCAGTAGATCTCGAGGGCGCAGTGAATGCAGAGTCACGTGCCTGGTCAACTCCTAGAGTCAAGACGTGCGTACTGCAGCAACATAAATCGGTGCAGTCACGTCCTGTCACGTTGCACTGCAGCAACCCTTCGCTTCACCTGCTTGTTCTCAGAAAAAACCAGAAAAAAAAAGTTCAACCAAGTAAAACCAGCAATGATAAAGTACTTCCTCCGTCTAAAAAAACTTATGATTcaaaatttatttaaaaataaGTTACTTTATCCTATTTGGTAGGTGCATGTGCA
Above is a genomic segment from Panicum hallii strain FIL2 chromosome 8, PHallii_v3.1, whole genome shotgun sequence containing:
- the LOC112903283 gene encoding uncharacterized protein LOC112903283 isoform X2; translated protein: MRPPRPPGPPPRLPSHHRRRRLHFHLLAAPLLCFAFLTPALAAAGAPPAAAGDTGGEGGIIWTRAAVAWPAMDTKGVISATEVLKKEPVSDVIALKDSMKYFDADFFSDSKLHEMEDGAKEFNVPAFRENRKLVASENGGLHNPSVLLFKSSWSGDSMKSEARTFDYPRASAVHRPSNDEDIAFMSVIELGELIRTKQITSRELTDVFLRRLKRYNPVLEAVVTYTEDLAYKQAKEADDLLAQGKYLGPLHGIPYGLKDIIAVPHYKTTWGSRTFKNQVLDTEAFVYKRLKSAGAVLVAKLVTGSLAYDDIWFGGRTRNPWNIEEFSTGSSAGPAASTSAGMVPFAIGSETAGSITYPAARCGVTALRPTFGTVARTDVMSISESLDKLGPFCRSAVDCAIVLDTIRGKDAGDPSSREVALGDPFHVDITKLTVGYLDDAEMEVVDVLSSKGVKMVPFKLNYTVESVQSILNITMDVDMLAHFDNWQREGHDDDYEAQDQWPVELRRARLVPAVDYIQAQRARGKLIKEVRDSFTVDAFIGNMTDWERVCLGNLVGMPVVVVPTGLKSIEDPPKGGTKRRTTVTTGIYAPPDHDHIALALAMAYQSVTDHNKQRPPIDNLGPNDRIHR
- the LOC112903283 gene encoding uncharacterized protein LOC112903283 isoform X1 is translated as MRPPRPPGPPPRLPSHHRRRRLHFHLLAAPLLCFAFLTPALAAAGAPPAAAGDTGGEGGIIWTRAAVAWPAMAWPSKCTWLPLPNSGRCHSYTLVSKYHKIWKDTKGVISATEVLKKEPVSDVIALKDSMKYFDADFFSDSKLHEMEDGAKEFNVPAFRENRKLVASENGGLHNPSVLLFKSSWSGDSMKSEARTFDYPRASAVHRPSNDEDIAFMSVIELGELIRTKQITSRELTDVFLRRLKRYNPVLEAVVTYTEDLAYKQAKEADDLLAQGKYLGPLHGIPYGLKDIIAVPHYKTTWGSRTFKNQVLDTEAFVYKRLKSAGAVLVAKLVTGSLAYDDIWFGGRTRNPWNIEEFSTGSSAGPAASTSAGMVPFAIGSETAGSITYPAARCGVTALRPTFGTVARTDVMSISESLDKLGPFCRSAVDCAIVLDTIRGKDAGDPSSREVALGDPFHVDITKLTVGYLDDAEMEVVDVLSSKGVKMVPFKLNYTVESVQSILNITMDVDMLAHFDNWQREGHDDDYEAQDQWPVELRRARLVPAVDYIQAQRARGKLIKEVRDSFTVDAFIGNMTDWERVCLGNLVGMPVVVVPTGLKSIEDPPKGGTKRRTTVTTGIYAPPDHDHIALALAMAYQSVTDHNKQRPPIDNLGPNDRIHR
- the LOC112903774 gene encoding putative disease resistance RPP13-like protein 3 gives rise to the protein MDGFVFSSAKGAVDSLLGRLATALTDEAQLLRGVRGDVRFIRDEMDSMNGLLLHLAAGDSGAGHGHHHVRAWMRQVRDLANDSQGCVNRYVRHLGATARSRRRGPLGYLRRAHRLLWTLRARRRIAREIQELKVRAREVGERRKRYGITLPLPLAGGGDQADRARCHVPPVPLPHATAGPGDDARRLALEGHEGPVVSGEDVRKLTKWLTEDAYDNGRLRIIPVAGPNGMGKSALAWRVYRHPAVAARFDCRAWCNVGDPHGGLSWADVAARLLGSLETRDGVGVQRWEDDAPVSELKAHLKGRRFLLVLDGLEEQPTLAAMEETLRWCPYDAGSAVLVTTRNETLVLNCDTYSILHLKTRPSVVDAFMDRALTMVPDVAYGMAVVLRKILSRFSTDPFYTKMLLHLLYVNPSRTMQELQGLSTRLTDEEPLKNAKQMFMFSYDDLPSHYKSCLLYLAIFPQGCSIRRNSLIRRWAVEGLVGKTDGLTALEAADRCFDALLDRGFVVPRNIGAAGRVKSCRLDPSVHDFITWIARYDNFVDTNLPSSLSQHLSICNGVDLQQVAAKRHASNCKGLRKICCCYPVRKVSGCCDSIIVLLEWLPSFSRLELLKVLDLEACDGLKKHHLEIICNQIYQLKYLCLRRTNVTRLPKDINKLRYLETLDIRETKIRDFGTKPLMLQMLKHLLAGSIDYSPREDIIRSNGSFSTVYMPHGIGIMGNLQVLSHVQVSHNDQLDEISQLLQLRKLGLVLSGKEVDLKHFLRAIDELHSCLRSLSIKIKESCKVTSEMHMVNPLFKHHPKFLESLSICGLRNELPYWVDELHQLAKITLSETFLTENALRTLGHLKGLRCLRLRHNSFVASRLAFGESEFRNLTFLVIEITHITNISFSRKATPKLENVVWSFTQVQSISGIGYLERLHRFELNGISIPYSVREANAAFPNHYVFKYNLQSHG